One region of Triticum aestivum cultivar Chinese Spring chromosome 6B, IWGSC CS RefSeq v2.1, whole genome shotgun sequence genomic DNA includes:
- the LOC123137807 gene encoding uncharacterized protein At4g15970 isoform X1, translated as MARPSRQTLAPPSATSLRRLYGHSKPPPPPASAFRKAAAVLLLAAAVALPCAVLYRALVSNTPPPVQVAWDRRQWDPPLATVVVPKAEEDRDLDHISADDLDIEYLKLEQVLQAASMDNKTIILTTLNAAWSSPGSVIDLFIDSFRHGVRTSSLLKHLVIIAFDRKAYRRCTEIHTYCYALVTGNVDFSQEKRFLTAGYLEMMWKRLDFLRLVLEKGYSFIFSDADIMWFRNPFPYFYPDGDLQVACDHYVGNATDLRNIANGGFNYVKSNNQSIEFYKFWYSSRLRYPGYHDQDVLNFIKHDPYIMDIGLTIKFLSTTYFGGICEPSKDLNEVCTMHANCCIGLQSKLHDLRIIMEGWRDYMSMPPSLKASGAFSWRVPQNCRKNKCMRNSTFCLRKTRLSQIISRGHCQLMPSSVLCILYFGKITNTKGTFQVQGLKASAQQKMNWL; from the exons ATGGCGAGGCCTTCACGCCAAACCCTGGCCCCGCCGTCGGCGACCTCCCTCCGCCGGCTGTACGGCCACTCGAagccgcctcctccgccggccTCGGCGTTTCGGAAGGCCGCCGCGGTGCTCCTCCTCGCCGCGGCCGTGGCGCTGCCCTGCGCTGTGCTGTACCGAGCCCTCGTGTCGAACACGCCTCCACCGGTGCAGGTCGCCTGGGATCGCCGGCAGTGGGACCCACCTCTTGCTACGGTTGTGGTCCCCAAAGCCGAGGAGGACCGCGACCTCGACCACATTTCCGCCGACGATCTG GACATTGAATATCTCAAACTTGAGCAAGTTCTACAAGCGGCTTCTATGGACAATAAGACCATTATATTGACGACCCTTAATGCTGCATGGTCTTCTCCAGGCTCAGTTATAGATCTTTTCATTGATAGCTTCCGGCATGGTGTTAGAACTAGTTCACTACTGAAACACCTTGTGATAATAGCCTTCGACAGGAAAGCATATAGACGATGTACTGAGATCCATACCTACTGTTATGCTCTTGTAACCGGTAATGTGGACTTTTCTCAAGAGAAGAGGTTTCTGACTGCTGGGTATCTGGAGATGATGTGGAAAAGGCTGGATTTCTTGCGCTTAGTTCTTGAAAAAGGTTACAGCTTCATTTTCTCG GATGCAGATATAATGTGGTTTCGCAATCCATTTCCATATTTTTATCCGGATGGAGATCTTCAGGTTGCATGTGATCACTATGTAGGCAATGCAACTGACTTGAGAAACATAGCTAATGGGGGGTTCAACTATGTGAAGTCGAACAATCAAAGCATAGAGTTTTACAAGTTTTGGTATTCTTCACGACTGAGATACCCTGGCTATCATGACCAGGATGTACTTAATTTTATTAAGCATGATCCTTACATTATGGATATTGGATTAACCATTAAGTTTTTAAGTACTACATACTTTGGTGGTATTTGTGAGCCAAGCAAAGATTTAAATGAGGTTTGCACAATGCATGCTAACTGTTGCATTGGATTGCAAAGCAAACTTCATGATTTAAGAATCATCATGGAAGGTTGGAGGGATTATATGTCTATGCCACCAAGCTTAAAAGCATCTGGGGCATTCTCATGGAGGGTACCACAAAATTGCAG GAAAAACAAGTGCATGAGGAACTCCACCTTTTGTTTGAGAAAGACCCGGCTTAGCCAGATTATATCTCGAGGACACTGCCAGTTGATGCCTTCATCAGTGTTATGCATCCTCTACTTCGGAAAAATAACCAACACGAAG GGAACATTCCAAGTTCAAGGGTTGAAGGCATCGGCACAGCAAAAGATGAACTGGCTATGA
- the LOC123137807 gene encoding uncharacterized protein At4g15970 isoform X2, whose amino-acid sequence MARPSRQTLAPPSATSLRRLYGHSKPPPPPASAFRKAAAVLLLAAAVALPCAVLYRALVSNTPPPVQVAWDRRQWDPPLATVVVPKAEEDRDLDHISADDLDIEYLKLEQVLQAASMDNKTIILTTLNAAWSSPGSVIDLFIDSFRHGVRTSSLLKHLVIIAFDRKAYRRCTEIHTYCYALVTGNVDFSQEKRFLTAGYLEMMWKRLDFLRLVLEKGYSFIFSDADIMWFRNPFPYFYPDGDLQVACDHYVGNATDLRNIANGGFNYVKSNNQSIEFYKFWYSSRLRYPGYHDQDVLNFIKHDPYIMDIGLTIKFLSTTYFGGICEPSKDLNEVCTMHANCCIGLQSKLHDLRIIMEGWRDYMSMPPSLKASGAFSWRVPQNCSLSLLNQ is encoded by the exons ATGGCGAGGCCTTCACGCCAAACCCTGGCCCCGCCGTCGGCGACCTCCCTCCGCCGGCTGTACGGCCACTCGAagccgcctcctccgccggccTCGGCGTTTCGGAAGGCCGCCGCGGTGCTCCTCCTCGCCGCGGCCGTGGCGCTGCCCTGCGCTGTGCTGTACCGAGCCCTCGTGTCGAACACGCCTCCACCGGTGCAGGTCGCCTGGGATCGCCGGCAGTGGGACCCACCTCTTGCTACGGTTGTGGTCCCCAAAGCCGAGGAGGACCGCGACCTCGACCACATTTCCGCCGACGATCTG GACATTGAATATCTCAAACTTGAGCAAGTTCTACAAGCGGCTTCTATGGACAATAAGACCATTATATTGACGACCCTTAATGCTGCATGGTCTTCTCCAGGCTCAGTTATAGATCTTTTCATTGATAGCTTCCGGCATGGTGTTAGAACTAGTTCACTACTGAAACACCTTGTGATAATAGCCTTCGACAGGAAAGCATATAGACGATGTACTGAGATCCATACCTACTGTTATGCTCTTGTAACCGGTAATGTGGACTTTTCTCAAGAGAAGAGGTTTCTGACTGCTGGGTATCTGGAGATGATGTGGAAAAGGCTGGATTTCTTGCGCTTAGTTCTTGAAAAAGGTTACAGCTTCATTTTCTCG GATGCAGATATAATGTGGTTTCGCAATCCATTTCCATATTTTTATCCGGATGGAGATCTTCAGGTTGCATGTGATCACTATGTAGGCAATGCAACTGACTTGAGAAACATAGCTAATGGGGGGTTCAACTATGTGAAGTCGAACAATCAAAGCATAGAGTTTTACAAGTTTTGGTATTCTTCACGACTGAGATACCCTGGCTATCATGACCAGGATGTACTTAATTTTATTAAGCATGATCCTTACATTATGGATATTGGATTAACCATTAAGTTTTTAAGTACTACATACTTTGGTGGTATTTGTGAGCCAAGCAAAGATTTAAATGAGGTTTGCACAATGCATGCTAACTGTTGCATTGGATTGCAAAGCAAACTTCATGATTTAAGAATCATCATGGAAGGTTGGAGGGATTATATGTCTATGCCACCAAGCTTAAAAGCATCTGGGGCATTCTCATGGAGGGTACCACAAAATTGCAG TCTTTCATTGTTAAACCAGTGA